gcgagcacacaaaaaAATTTGCAAGCAGaagaataaacatttcacctccgCTGTACGGTATAATAAACTAGAGCTTCACCTTTTTTTCAGATGTAGATTCATATATTAAACATGGATAGATATTTTTCATCACATATCTATTACTGTTTGTTGAATGCTAGATGTATTCAACTTTTATAGAGCCTGCCTTTTCATTCGGAAGTAGTAAATTAATGAACAAACTCGGCTTTAAAAAGGTATGAAATGTTAATGACTGCTGTTTCCCTGATTTATTAAATATTTAGGGTCCGCTATAATATGGTGTTTGAAGCCTTTCATGAAGGCGCATTTCAAGGTCAACCAATTTGAGAGTGAGTGAATTTGTCCTACGAGATGGTAATCCGCTGTTAGGGAAACCGAACATCCCAACAGCACAGGGTTTCTCTCGCTTAGTTGAGACAGAGTTCTAAGCTTTACCGTACCTTAACCCTGGCAGAccttaataacataataacatcAGAATATTGTTATGCCAGTTGTCGAAGTTTGTAAGTAATAatgataaacaaacaaaccaaaagcaaTATCAGCGACATGATTTCCTTGTACATGTCTTGATGTGTACGACCCCAGACTAGCGGTCCTAGTTTACACTGTAATGTGGTGACTGGGAACAGTGGTAACTTGTTTAGCGGTAACTTGTTCAGTGGTGAATGACGTCCTTCCTGTCCTGGCAGGACCATTGTGCCCTGGAGGACCTTCAGACAGGCCCTGCATGAGTTCCATCCCATCAGCTCCGGGCTGGAAGCCATGGCCCTCAAGTCCACCATCGACCTCACCTTCAACGACTACATCTCTGTGTTTGAGTTTGACATCTTCACAAGGCTGTTCCAGGTAGGCTCACTGCTCTGACCAACAACCGTTTGCACGGACGGcaaaatctctccctccctctcctcgctctctcttagtccccgtctctctgtctctttgtctatGTTTtaccctctctttatctctctgtctctctctccgcctctcaccctccctcttctcggtctctgtctgtaTTTATGCAACCTATAGTGTTTTCTCTGACCGTTTAGTCCACATTTGCGCGGGCGGTTAATTTCAGCCCCATGGTTACCCTTCCTGCTAAATGAGAGGCACAAGGGCATGTGGTAGTGGAAGTTGGGCATGCAGGAGGGTCAGTTGTTTGAACCGGTGTTCGGCGTTGAAAACACCACGGGGCAGGCCTCCAAGTCTGAGGAGTTAGGTGGCCACAAAGAAACGTAGGGGTACAGGAAGTCGCACGTTGGTGTTCATGAATAGGGAGTTCTTCAACCTGCAAGAACCACTTGATTAGGCTAAATGTAGTTAAACAGCTCAAACTCTCACATGATGTTCACAGAGGAAGTGGCCTACGAGGCACAAATAGAAGcacaaattaattatttatcagAGGACTTTATCTTATGCCCACTGAGCTCCATTTATCCTGCTCAACAAACCACTTGAAGAGGCTTAATGGTCAGCGTCAGTTGTTGCATTTCTCTTTTAATCATTTTCTTGCACTTTGCACATTGTTGGTACTCATGGTCAACTTCCTATGTGCAGATGTTCAACTGTTTGATTAAGGTGCATGATTAAGGTGATTAAACCTGTTTTAGTGTGTTTTTTGTAAAGTCTTTTGGAAGCTCCCCATGAAGGTATTGGTGTTTGCTTATCACCGAAATGTCCCATCCCTCGATCCCAAAATATGATAACAAATTATCCATATATTTTTGCTTAAACTCACTTCCCTCACATTTATACAGCTCTGCTTTGAACTTCTTGAGCCTACTTATTTATGCTTATTTTGAGTAGTAGAAACATTCTAACTTGTGATCACACTGCCATCTAAAGGCGAAAATCTACCATGATGCACATATATATGCGCAGCGACCCAGGTTCGATTCCGGGGAGTGGTCATCTTCTCCATGTCCTCTCTCCCATACATTACTTTATAACTCACTGTatctttatgaataaaaaatcataaaaaaagcAACAAATAAATCTTAAAGAAAATGTTTCAATGAAAGATTTAAGTTGTCTTGTTTGAATCTGTTTTACAGAAGGCAATGTAAAATGCTGGGAGCCCTGTATTGGCCATACATGATCATCATGTTTCAACCACAGTATTTTTCCTTTCATCTTTTAGATGTCCAAACCTTAAAAAGTAATTTAGTATTAACCCTGTTTGAGCTTCTCCGTACTTGGCGTTGTGCAACATAGAAGCCCATGTGTTTTgcatatgtaaatgtgtgtgtatgtctgtttgtcacAGCCATGGGCGTCTCTATTAAGGAACTGGAACAGTCTAGCTGTTACACACTCCGGCTACATGGCCTTCCTTACCTACGATGAAGTCAAGGCCAGACTGCATCGCTTCATCCACAAACCgggcaggtaggacccccccccccccccccccccccccccctcctggggcATTAAGCCTGCATTACACTTGCATGCAAAGAGCCGCAAAGATTTTCTCCAAAGGTTGCAGACAAAACACTACGCCCCagtgttttgtcttgttttcccACAGCCAGACGCAAGAATAAAATGGATGCACCCGGGGAAATCCAAACCCTGTGTTTTCATTTGGTTGCAGTACACTCTCCTCTTCTCAGCATTTAATTAGAAGGATTTTTACATAGTTTGCACTAGAATGAATAGCGTTTTCAAGTCATTTTCGTTGGTTACGTACATTTATGTTTGGTAAAACTAAACCAGCCCTTTTGTACATGTGTTATGGAAGAATTGATGCAAGCAGCTTAGCCAGGATTAAAGTCAGGTTATCCAGTTGCAGCAGGGATCTTTGCAGACCTGCTGTACGTAGACGTGTGATCACCGCTGAGTTGTTTAGTCTCCAACTCATCGTGTGTTTATTTTGATATGGCGCCAAAAACAAGTAATTATAGAAATGGAGGTAGGAGCAGGGATTAACACCAAACACCGGCTTCGGCTTTCTTTAAATCTGTGCTGGAAAGCTGTGCCTGTTGTGGTTTCCACCTGACTGATGACCCAACGCTGCACTCTGTGCGTTTCAGCTACATCTTCAGGCTGAGCTGTACCCGTCTGGGCCAATGGGCCATCGGCTACGTGACGGCCGATGGGAACATCCTGCAGACCATCCCCCACAACAAACCCCTCTTCCAGGCCCTCATCGACGGCTACAGGGAGGGCTTGTGAGTGGACACCCCAGAGCCCACCTCTGGTTCTGTATTTTGAGTTGTTTGTAAATGAGTTTATAAATTGATGTGATATTTGAAGCTGATCTTAAAATCATGGCTGAGGAGGCCATTTGAGTGTCAGCAATAGGGACAGATAAGAAGAGTTGGTGTAAATTAGATTTAAAATGGACATAAGATATGCTATGTGATTAACAGATTTTTGGgctaatttagaggcgcctttcatggaacccaaggtcaccttacagagcataaaatcatcataaatcgttaaaaacaagacattgtggaaaaactacacaaacaaacaaaacaaaaaatccgggcggctgagttctgaatgatctgcagtctgttgttgagtttggtggggagtccggtgaggagggcgttgcagtagtctatgcgtgatgtgacaaatgagtgaaccaggatttcagtgctggattgggtcagtgatgggcggagtctggcgatgttgcggaggtggaagaatgcagtccgggtgatgttgtgaacatggggtgcgaatgagagggtgttgtccaggatgacgcagaggctcttgactttggaggagaagggaaatcGTCAACATATCCGAGTACATGGAGCATGGAAGAAAGTTTGTGGCTCAACTTTTTAGTTCTGCTTGTACTTCACGCATATGATCAGGGCCTCTGTTGTTTTACTGAAGGCAGTGTGTTTTGAAATgaggtgtgtatgtctgtcccTTCCAGCTACTTGTTCCCAGATGGCCGAGCCCAGAACCCAGACCTCACTGGACTGTGCGAGCCCTCCCCACAGGACCACATCAAAGTCACCCAggttagtcacacacacacacgcattccacatttttttgttttctgttttactTTAACTTGGAGAGAAGCTTTTGCCAGGCTAGGCCCAGAGTAACCGAAGCCTTACTCACTCTACATAGGGACCACTTATCCAGCCTTCAATAGTTCGTTTTGGGCCAAACTATCCTGTGTTATCATGCTAAAATACTATGAATTAATTTTTCCACTGTACATTTTTCTTTGTTGAACGCTATGCTGGTATTGGTAGGGTAAAGATATTGGCCAATTTCGATCACGAAAGATCTACATGGGAtatgccagacctccttatgtgttctctctccctcgtctcccATTTGTGTTTTACAGGAGCAGTACGAGCTCTACTGCGAGATGGGCTCCACCTTCCAGCTGTGCAAGATCTGCGCAGAGAACGACAAAGACGTGAAGATTGAGCCATGCAGCCACCTCATGTGCACCTCCTGCCTCACTGCCTGGCAGGTCAGACACACGTTAACCTGTAAACCGTCCTACCAGCTCATGCATGCTTTCCTGTTAATGTTCCTACATCCACATGCAGGCTTTCCTGTAGATGTTCCTACAACCTCATGCAGGCTTTCCTGTAAACCGGGGGTCACTAACGGGTGGCccgcggtccgggtccggacccAGAACGCCGTCCTATTCGGACCCAGACCTATAGTCTataaattattcaaatattttaaattTTGACGGGGCGCTTCTATTTTGACCGGCGCAGCGTTTCTAGACATTACGGTACTGGTTTATCGAATCAGGAAATCCATTGACCAATTGCATTCGAGTTAAGCCATCCCACGTGATGCTACTCAGCCAATCGAATCTCTGCATTCCCGGCACAGGCTGCCTGGCtcacagacagtgagacagtgagCCATCATGCGAGAGATGACAGAGAGAAGTGCGAGAATTACAGAGAAATAAGTCAGATAAGAGTGAGTAGTACAGCGGGAGAAGGCAGAtaagacagcgggagaagagtgagaaagacagcgggagaaggcAGATAAGACAGCGtgagaagagtgagaaagacagcgggagaagggtgagaaagacagcgggagaagagtgagaaagacagcgggagaagagtgagaaagacagcgggagaagagtgagaaagacagcgggagacgagtgagtaatacagcgggagaCGAGTGAGTAATACAGCGAGACAAAAAAGAGACGGAGTGAGCCGGAGACAGAAAAAGGCGCTCTCTAAGAAGAGAAAAGTGGACAGTGAAGACAGGGCTTTCAACCCAGAATGGACAGACTCATTCATGTTCTTTCTTCCCATTGGAAACACAAAACCAGGTTGTCTCATATGCTCAGAGACAGTGGCACTCATAAAAAGTGCCAACGTGAAACGCCACTATGAGACAAAGCACAACGTTTTTCAACAAACATACCCACTCAAGTCTGAGCCCAATATGAAGAATCCAACCGGATCCTGACCCATTCATTCACTGCCCAACAGCATGCTAATGAATGTTCCCTCAGAGTCACTTGGATTTTGGGTcatcacaaaaaaacatttactgaTGGAGGGGTTGTCAAGGAGTGAAACCTTACTTGAGGGGAAACAGAAAGAAGAGCTTTGTGACAAAATAAAGCAAATACCCATGTCAGCATCATCatccacaaaaaaaaatgaaatgttaaCCCAGGATGTGCTAGCCCAGCTGGATGAAGCCATTCATAAGGTACCATGTGTAGGCTTAGCTGTAGATGAGTCCACTGATGTGTCTGACAATGCTCAGCTGTTAATTTATGTAAGGTTCTTCAACCAAGAAAAGAAAGAGTTGTGTGAAGATGTGTTAGGTGTAACTCCCCTTAAGACCAGTACAAGAGGAGAGGACATCTACCTGGCCATTAAGGAGAGGTTAACAAAGCGAGGAATAGAGCCAAAACAAGTGGTTTCAATAAGATGGAGCCCCTGCCAGGAtagggagaaagaaaggagCTGTGGCAAGAATGAAAGAGGACAATCCTGAGCTCATCTCTTACCACTGTATAAAACATTAGAGCGCTTTTGGTCCATCAGAAGGGAAGTAGCAGCTTTCTTGGAAGAGCTGAGAAGTCAGAAGGCAACAGAGTTTTCTCTCTTTTTAAAAGATGAGAAAGGGATGGATAATGTGGCCTTTTTGGTTGATATCACTTCACCTTAATGAACTTAATTTAAGGCTACAGAGCAAGGACAATGCAATTTGTGAATTGATGACAGCTGTCCGCTCCTTTCAGAGGAAACTTGAGGTGTTCAAGGAAGACTTGCAGGGAGACTGTGCACACTTCCCAGCAGTGCAGGAACAggttcagggacagagagatgttTCTTCTTTTGGTGACTTTGGCGATAAGCTGATTGTAAACTTCTCCAAACGTTTTGACAGCTTCCGCTTTGGACAGCAGCTCACCTTGTTCATTCATAACCCATTTCTAATCACAAATGTCAGTGGGTTCTCATTCTCAAAGGAAGTCACACAGCCCTTCAAATGGGCAAATGCCGGGCTTCTCCAGATGCAACTGATTGATCTCCAAGCAGATATGGCTCTGAAAGAGCAGTTTGGAATAACTGAACCCGCCAGTTTCTGGCTCCAAATGTTCTCTGAGACAGCTTTCCCAGGTCTGAGCAAAGTAGCCTTGTACACATTGACCATGTTTGGCTCCACATACAGCTGAGGCAGCTTTCCCTGCAATGAACATAATTAAAAGTAAATATCGATCCAGGCTCACCAATGAGCACCTGCACATGTGCATGAGACATCTGACATCATTCCAGCCTAAATTTAAACTCCTGGCAGGACGAGCTAGAGCTCACTTCTCTCATGGAACAACAGAAAGTGGGGGAGTTGGAtaaaagagggaaagaaagagaagctATAACTGTTCAATTGTTAAGATGTGTTGAGATATGTTTTGGAAATTGGTTGAAAATGTTAAACATTCACAAAGAAACAGGGGAAACTCAAGCTGCTgctatactttattttatttttcaaaagagaagtatatattttatctatattttaagattattatatttattttcaccaTTTTGATTTTAAATGTAGCCCTTCTTATCCTTGAAGAGATTAGTTTCGGTTGTGTCAGTTGAACCTCCTTAAATAATACATATCTTCAGTATTATTCAGTATAATTGTATAAAAGTGACAGTAAATATTGTCTAaaaattgtattgaattgttctTCCTGTATTGATCTGACAGTCAGTTGTTGATTACATGCAGACGTTGATACAACTAGTAGGCTACTTCAATATGTATCACACTGAATCATAACGCAAGTTAGACATTATGATGTTCCTGACCTTTGCTTGAGGACATTTCCTCTAACTGGACCTATTTGAATTTTAGTTGAATACCCCTGCTGTAAACGTTCCTACAACGTCACACCCTTACCCTTTGAATTGTTCTTACAAACTAACAGCCTAACTTTAAACACCATGTTTAAAGTTGAGGGTTTCTGTTCCGTCTGCTACCAGCTTAACCGTGTTGCTTGCGCTGACAGTCCCTCGCTGCTCTCACCAGGAGTCCGAAGGGCAGGGCTGCCCGTTCTGCCGCTGTGAGATCAAGGGGACCGAGCCCATCGTGGTGGACCCCTTCCGGCCAAAGCCCAACGGGGCCTCCTTCGCCGGCTTCCAGGGGCCCTGCAGGGCTGAGGGCAAcgaagaggacgaggacgacCGCCTGGAGGACCAGCACCTGGTCATGAGCAGGCTGGCGTGCTCCAAGGTACTAGAGCCatgtcccccccctcacccctccgcTGTAGAATATAAAGTGTGTGAACATAAATGAAGGCAGGGGTtatcaaagttttgacagctgagggccaatttaggaacccaagaTTTGACTGAGGGCCACCAAAGGAAAAAAGATTAGGagggaaacgccgtcagcatcccagtggtgaaaaaaaacattgcaccgtggacatccgggagtgaggtcaaatgaggtctaaatcacgaaactgaggttcatcctttcaatgTAATGTagagtcggattaaaactaacaaatgtaacaggattgAATGCTAgtgagagtcgacttttctctttatatttatttatttttgtttaaattactATTGATATAATActttaaaaatataatttaattaatatttttttctgtatGACATTGCGGGCCggcaggaatgtttctgcgggccgccattggcagCCATTGAattaaggtgtgtgtctgtgtgtgtgcctgttcaGGTAGAGCGTCCGTCCTCCCCAGTGTCTCCACtcccccctgtgcccccccGACTGGATCTCCTACAGCAGAGGCCCACCACTGTGGGGCCGATGGGTCTGGGGGCGACCGCTAAGGCAAGTTACCTTATGGGGCTAACGCTAAGGCGAGTTACCTGATGGGGCTAACGCTAAGGCGAGTTACCTGATGGGGCTAACGCTAAGGCGAGTTAACTGGTGTCTTTTTTTTACCCATCTAATTCAACAAAGCCCTGCAGCAAACTAAAATATCAAAATAACCTGTACTTGGGCGTCTTGGGTAGAATATGTACCGATAAATAGTATAGATATGATCTATTTTGTCACAAAATTCTGTTAGCAAAAAAGTGTGAATAATTAGCCTGTCCACCTGCAGTACCCACCCCCAGCCACAGGAGGGTGAGCGACCCACAGGTCGGGGACGATTGATGGAGGAATCTGTTCCACAGCTACTAACAGTCTccacctccccaccaccacccaggtcCTGGCTCCTCACAGagacaagcccctccccctgcccccagcCCTGCGtgagctccccccgccgcctccccccGAGCGCCCCTCTCCGGCCCCCCCCTCGCAGGACGTCCGGCTCCAGAGGAGGCCGCTGCCCTCCACCCCGGACCAGCCCAGCTGGGCGGCCAACTACATGGTCCCCCGGCCCGTATCCAAGGCCCCGCTGGCCCCCGGCGCCCCGCCTCCTCCGCAGACCAACGGGGCCGAGGCCTCCAaggcccccgccgccgccgccgccgcagccgccaCCAACATCATCTACTGCCAGGCCACCAGGTACGCTCGGGAGAGCTCCGGGAAGCCCTGTCCTCAACACCTGGCCCTCAACTGTCTTGTCTGCAACACTATTCTTCCACTATTCTCCCCAGTGTCTCAGTGGACTCATGCGTTGACGAGCCTCTTCCACAGCGCCTCAGGCATCTCGTTGTGCCGCGAACACGTTACTGGGGTAACACATGCCCCTGCATGCATCAGCTCAGCGTGGCTGATGGGGCAGGCCCTGAACGGGCTCTTTAAGCTGGAGGCCACACACCTGTCCTCTGCTTGTTGACAGTGAGTGGAAGGGCTGTTTACAGGGGAGCCGGCGGTAGTTTTTTAAAGACGGTTCACTGGCTTTGTTTCTCCTTAACTTGAACGGGAGGTTTTCTCTGCGTGTCGAATGCTGTAAATGAGCTTTAAAATATATTAATGTAGTAATCCAGAGTGCGCTGTTTTGCTCTTGGGTAATATAAATATCTTTACCCTTTGTAATACAGTCAAGTCCGTGGGTTTTCTGTCTCCTGTGATCTTTCAGCCAGACTTAGGATCTGGATCATGGATCAAGTTGTCTACAGCCCGGTAACGTGGGGAATCTCCGCCATTTAGTTTCTTAAATGAACCTTGCCGGACAGAACAAGGTTGAGGGTACCTGGCTAGAAGCAGGTGCACAGCAGTGGCCTCTGCCAGTACATGATGCGTGGCCCTGACGATGCAGGCGCTGTGGATCCCGATGCTCACTgaccccccctcttctccccacTGGTTCCAGGCCCTTccagacggcggcggcggcggcggtcagCGAGGACATGGTATCCCCCGAGGGGGAGGAGAACGAGTACATGAGTCCCACCTCCCTACCGGCCTCTGGGGCCGCCTGGGTCATACCAGGGGCCCTGGTCCCCCCTCCGCCCTCGGCTCAGGCGTCCCGCCACAACGACCTCGGGTAGACCCCGTCCCCTTGCCTCTGCCACTGCTGCACACAAGTGGCACCG
The Gadus morhua chromosome 7, gadMor3.0, whole genome shotgun sequence DNA segment above includes these coding regions:
- the LOC115546788 gene encoding E3 ubiquitin-protein ligase CBL isoform X1; amino-acid sequence: MAGNPRRGAGLIGLMKDAFQPHQQPLQPHQPPVVDKKMVEKCWKLMDKVVRLCQNPKVALKNSPPYILDLLPDTYQHLRTILSRYEGKMEVLGENEYFRVVIENLTNKIKQTISLFKEAKERMYEENSQPRRNLTKLSLIFSHMLAELKAIFPNGLFQGDNFRITKADAADFWRRSFGDKTIVPWRTFRQALHEFHPISSGLEAMALKSTIDLTFNDYISVFEFDIFTRLFQPWASLLRNWNSLAVTHSGYMAFLTYDEVKARLHRFIHKPGSYIFRLSCTRLGQWAIGYVTADGNILQTIPHNKPLFQALIDGYREGFYLFPDGRAQNPDLTGLCEPSPQDHIKVTQEQYELYCEMGSTFQLCKICAENDKDVKIEPCSHLMCTSCLTAWQESEGQGCPFCRCEIKGTEPIVVDPFRPKPNGASFAGFQGPCRAEGNEEDEDDRLEDQHLVMSRLACSKVERPSSPVSPLPPVPPRLDLLQQRPTTVGPMGLGATAKVLAPHRDKPLPLPPALRELPPPPPPERPSPAPPSQDVRLQRRPLPSTPDQPSWAANYMVPRPVSKAPLAPGAPPPPQTNGAEASKAPAAAAAAAATNIIYCQATRPFQTAAAAAVSEDMVSPEGEENEYMSPTSLPASGAAWVIPGALVPPPPSAQASRHNDLGPMTCEDLDDPQVYESMCNIQDQVAEAAAPALDSERPRHSPVAPQDKPAEAEGVYEYDYPRPMAPPAPARRTLSDISGSSPAFSSLSLDRSGALDRHGTREPSGSDLERPPKPLPRRANSDRWGRPLNPEVPPGYMAPATPSPPAAGAISGEIEGLMSQGYSFQDIQKALMIAQNNLETAKNILREFVSVPSAAHVAT
- the LOC115546788 gene encoding E3 ubiquitin-protein ligase CBL isoform X2, producing MLAELKAIFPNGLFQGDNFRITKADAADFWRRSFGDKTIVPWRTFRQALHEFHPISSGLEAMALKSTIDLTFNDYISVFEFDIFTRLFQPWASLLRNWNSLAVTHSGYMAFLTYDEVKARLHRFIHKPGSYIFRLSCTRLGQWAIGYVTADGNILQTIPHNKPLFQALIDGYREGFYLFPDGRAQNPDLTGLCEPSPQDHIKVTQEQYELYCEMGSTFQLCKICAENDKDVKIEPCSHLMCTSCLTAWQESEGQGCPFCRCEIKGTEPIVVDPFRPKPNGASFAGFQGPCRAEGNEEDEDDRLEDQHLVMSRLACSKVERPSSPVSPLPPVPPRLDLLQQRPTTVGPMGLGATAKVLAPHRDKPLPLPPALRELPPPPPPERPSPAPPSQDVRLQRRPLPSTPDQPSWAANYMVPRPVSKAPLAPGAPPPPQTNGAEASKAPAAAAAAAATNIIYCQATRPFQTAAAAAVSEDMVSPEGEENEYMSPTSLPASGAAWVIPGALVPPPPSAQASRHNDLGPMTCEDLDDPQVYESMCNIQDQVAEAAAPALDSERPRHSPVAPQDKPAEAEGVYEYDYPRPMAPPAPARRTLSDISGSSPAFSSLSLDRSGALDRHGTREPSGSDLERPPKPLPRRANSDRWGRPLNPEVPPGYMAPATPSPPAAGAISGEIEGLMSQGYSFQDIQKALMIAQNNLETAKNILREFVSVPSAAHVAT